A portion of the Cryptomeria japonica chromosome 5, Sugi_1.0, whole genome shotgun sequence genome contains these proteins:
- the LOC131041147 gene encoding protein kinase STUNTED codes for MVVEGEKSARNKPVTLLVGVSVGKSSRELLTWVLMKVAQAGDHVIVVQVLPSPADQGHKEEHIFDYNLTGPFDANIFDVYEGFCRLKQVELHVKVSYGSPVRKVLAEEASLYKATKLIIGKSKQNTLRSSKLLATYCAKRLPCTCSVLIIDNGTVIFEKVGTQSLQGTGARVNRLNSLLESVRGALPNDDVYNDCRIAKSPSDAAIIPSVHNCYPGRQAIIPLEMDAFKLCLPLRSACMICTSDINTVDEEGKEDVKEQDPRKSESYSSCDSFRTVSSASCRISQKEEDAETSSDKSKEIKENIFRLAPQRQNTSSGWPLLKSAIRVNKYPNPRPAVREISVVEWALQLPDRRGQVTQNLPSKIEISQEDWNNMSEIQAPNGATLTEDCCTEIKSPSTTQNESIEEKFLIQKLKHLCKNRKCIQFTYKELKSATSEFSADNLIGKGGWSNVYRGILPDGQPVAVKSLNASPETEQELLMEVEITTTLQHKHIISLMGYCVDDNKYFLVYNLLVRGSLEENLYGGKDRPLVPWTERLKVAIGIAEALNYLHDDCTRPIIHRDVKSSNILLSEDFEPQLSDFGLAKWASTTSAYITCSDVVGTFGYLAPEYFMYGKVNEKTDVYSFGVVLLELISGRKPINSNNPKGHESLVMWARPLMAEGAVEELVDPLLEYLYDTSEMKRMIHSAALCVRKASQLRPRMSRILKILRGEVDDLNYWSKRQLSMSKDIDELVEDEYGSNHGGCDIQTHLSLAMLGVDDDIASVSSPDQSVELLHASRSLEDYFRGRFSRSSSFD; via the exons ATGGTGGTGGAAGGAGAAAAGAGTGCGAGGAACAAGCCTGTAACCTTATTGGTGGGTGTGAGCGTAGGTAAATCTAGTAGGGAGTTGTTGACATGGGTGTTGATGAAGGTGGCTCAAGCAGGGGATCATGTGATTGTTGTTCAAGTGCTTCCATCTCCTGCTG ATCAGGGGCATAAAGAGGAGCATATCTTTGATTACAATCTTACTGGCCCCTTCGATGCAAACATTTTTGATGTCTACGAGGGTTTCTGCAGATTGAAACAA GTGGAACTTCATGTGAAAGTCTCTTATGGTTCTCCAGTAAGAAAGGTATTGGCAGAAGAAGCAAGTTTGTACAAGGCCACAAAGCTTATTATTGGCAAAAGCAAGCAAAATACCTTAAG ATCCTCTAAGTTACTTGCTACCTACTGTGCAAAGAGGTTACCATGTACTTGTTCTGTACTGATCATTGATAATGGAACAGTCATATTTGAGAAAGTTGGAACACAATCTCTCCAAG GAACTGGTGCCAGAGTAAATAGACTGAATTCCTTACTAGAGTCAGTGAGAGGTGCACTCCCAAATGATGATGTGTATAATGATTGTAGAATTGCTAAAAGTCCTTCAGATGCAGCTATAATACCATCTGTTCACAATTGCTACCCTGGTAGGCAGGCCATTATCCCCCTAGAAATGGACGCCTTCAAGTTATGCCTTCCTTTGAGGTCAGCTTGCATGATTTGCACATCAGACATTAATACTGTTGATGAAGAAGGGAAGGAAGATGTCAAGGAACAGGATCCTAGAAAGTCAGAGAGCTATTCTTCGTGTGATTCCTTTCGGACAGTTTCTAGTGCTTCTTGTCGGATTTCACAGAAAGAAGAGGATGCAGAAACCTCATCTGATAAGtcaaaagaaattaaagaaaatatatttaGATTAGCTCCTCAGAGACAGAACACTTCTTCCGGATGGCCGTTATTGAAAAGCGCCATTAGAGTGAACAAATATCCTAATCCAAGGCCTGCAGTCAGAGAAATATCTGTGGTTGAGTGGGCTTTGCAATTGCCAGATAGACGTGGACAGGTTACACAAAATCTACCAAGTAAAATTGAGATATCTCAGGAAGACTGGAACAACATGAGTGAAATCCAAGCACCAAATGGAGCAACATTAACAGAAGATTGCTGTacagaaattaagtctccttccaCTACTCAAAATGAGTCTATAGAAGAGAAGTTCTTGATCCAGAAGTTGAAACATCTTTGTAAAAATAGGAAATGCATACAGTTCACATATAAAGAATTAAAATCTGCAACTTCTGAGTTCTCAGCAG ATAACCTCATTGGAAAAGGAGGCTGGAGCAATGTGTACAGAGGCATTCTTCCTGATGGACAGCCTGTTGCAGTGAAGTCATTAAACGCTTCTCCAGAAACAGAGCAAGAACTCCTAATGGAAGTTGAAATTACTACAACGCTACAGCACAAGCACATCATTTCATTAATGGGTTACTGTGTTGACGACAATAAGTATTTCCTGGTCTACAACTTGTTAGTTAGAGGGAGCCTGGAAGAGAATCTTTATG GAGGTAAGGATAGACCACTGGTCCCTTGGACAGAGAGGCTGAAAGTGGCCATTGGAATTGCTGAAGCATTAAATTATCTTCATGATGACTGTACCCGTCCTATAATCCATAGAGATGTCAAATCATCCAATATTTTGCTATCAGAAGACTTTGAACCGCAG TTGTCAGATTTTGGATTAGCCAAATGGGCATCAACTACTTCGGCATACATCACATGCAGTGATGTTGTAGGTACATTCGG ATATTTGGCTCCAGAGTACTTCATGTATGGCAAGGTTAACGAGAAGACAGATGTGTATTCCTTTGGAGTTGTTCTTTTGGAGCTAATAAGTGGAAGAAAACCAATAAATAGCAACAATCCGAAGGGCCATGAGAGTTTGGTTATGTGG GCAAGGCCATTAATGGCAGAAGGTGCCGTGGAAGAACTTGTGGATCCACTTCTagaatatttatatgacacaagtGAGATGAAGAGAATGATTCATAGTGCAGCACTTTGTGTACGAAAGGCATCTCAACTTCGACCTCGCATGAGCCGA ATATTGAAGATTTTGCGAGGCGAAGTGGATGATCTCAACTACTGGTCCAAGAGGCAATTATCAATGTCCAAGGACATAGATGAACTGGTTGAGGATGAATATGGATCAAATCATGGGGGTTGTGATATCCAAACCCACTTATCGCTTGCCATGCTtggggttgatgatgatattgcaTCAGTTAGCAGCCCTGACCAAAGTGTAGAGCTTTTGCATGCCAGTAGATCCTTGGAAGACTATTTTCGTGGCCGTTTCAGCCGTTCATCAAGTTTTGATTGA